A genomic region of Pseudomonadota bacterium contains the following coding sequences:
- the lepB gene encoding signal peptidase I yields MSSAPSNDEPSGSGGDATAPRGKERPLAFIVSLALGAGAGHLLRGRPRRGAGWLAVVLLSLLLLPALGVRALLLTGALYLAAALDAALVTAPARAPRGWGRMLRSWAAFAAVALLVGFGLQSFVVDTFRVPGPSMEPTLSIGDVFIVNKLARTFQPGDVVVYRASGQGASAKQRHLFVHRVIAAGGATVQLEGNVVYVDKAPLPKRPIPGPCSYLDRQRASNGVVRWQELPCQTYEETAQGRSFRLIHGQAPGQLADMAALKVPTNAYYVLGDNRDTSNDSRAWGPVPARDIVGRVVSLAWSRGRDGLRAERIGRAVR; encoded by the coding sequence ATGAGTTCTGCCCCAAGCAACGACGAGCCCAGCGGCAGCGGCGGCGACGCGACTGCGCCGCGCGGCAAAGAGCGACCCCTCGCGTTCATCGTGTCGCTGGCCTTGGGCGCCGGCGCCGGTCATTTGCTCCGCGGCCGACCCCGGCGGGGCGCCGGCTGGTTGGCGGTCGTGCTGCTCAGCCTGCTCTTGCTGCCTGCGCTCGGCGTCCGCGCCCTGCTGCTGACCGGGGCCCTCTATCTCGCTGCCGCCCTCGACGCGGCCCTGGTCACCGCGCCGGCGCGAGCGCCGCGCGGCTGGGGACGCATGCTCCGCTCCTGGGCTGCCTTCGCGGCGGTCGCGCTGCTGGTCGGCTTCGGCCTGCAGTCCTTCGTCGTCGACACCTTCCGCGTGCCCGGCCCGTCGATGGAGCCCACGCTTTCGATCGGCGATGTGTTTATCGTCAACAAGCTTGCCCGCACGTTCCAACCGGGAGACGTGGTCGTCTACCGCGCGTCGGGCCAGGGCGCGTCGGCCAAGCAGCGGCACCTCTTCGTCCACCGCGTGATCGCCGCCGGTGGCGCCACCGTGCAGCTCGAGGGCAACGTGGTCTACGTCGACAAGGCGCCCTTGCCGAAGCGCCCGATTCCGGGGCCATGCAGCTACCTCGACAGGCAGCGGGCGTCCAATGGCGTCGTGCGCTGGCAGGAGCTGCCCTGCCAGACCTACGAAGAAACAGCCCAGGGGCGTAGCTTTCGGCTGATCCATGGCCAGGCACCCGGTCAACTCGCCGACATGGCCGCGCTCAAGGTGCCCACGAACGCCTATTACGTGCTCGGCGACAACCGCGACACGAGCAACGACTCACGCGCCTGGGGGCCGGTGCCTGCCCGCGACATCGTCGGCCGCGTCGTCTCGTTGGCCTGGTCGCGCGGCCGCGACGGCCTGCGCGCGGAGCGCATCGGTCGCGCGGTGCGGTAA
- a CDS encoding NAD(P)(+) transhydrogenase (Re/Si-specific) subunit beta: MTAENFTQLTYLLAAGLFVFSLRWLSHPKTARRGVLAGVAGMTAAIVGTLLHPEIVNYTWIIVALVIGTMIGVPLSWVPLTAVPQRTALSHAFGGLAAGLVGTAKYVLWHGEGALTHYRAAVIIIEVILGYLTFTGSLMAAGKLQEVIPTRPMTYRNQNVINLALFALALGIGGYLVAVPEQWQLFPPVIVLSLAFGVLLILPIGGADMPTVISLLNSYAGLSAVAMGFLLDNKLLVIAGALDGSSGLILSVIMCKAMNRSFSNVLFGAFGQVQSSAAAGAQQTVKSGTPQDAADLLESSSRVVIIPGYGMAVAQAQHRVREIYDQLTKRGIDVRFAIHPVAGRMPGHMNVLLAEAELPYESLLEMDEVNPDMPQADVAVVVGANDVVNPAARHDTSSPIYGMPIIDADRARSVIAIKRSMNPGFAGIDNELYAGENTLMVFGDAKAVLGDIAKALSGQGGIH; the protein is encoded by the coding sequence GTGACCGCCGAGAATTTCACCCAGCTGACCTACCTGCTGGCCGCCGGCCTCTTCGTCTTCTCGCTGCGCTGGCTCAGTCACCCGAAGACGGCGCGCCGCGGGGTGCTGGCTGGCGTCGCCGGCATGACGGCGGCGATCGTCGGCACGCTCCTGCACCCCGAGATCGTCAACTACACCTGGATTATCGTCGCGCTGGTGATCGGCACGATGATCGGCGTGCCGCTCTCCTGGGTGCCGCTGACCGCAGTGCCGCAGCGGACGGCGCTCTCGCACGCCTTCGGTGGGCTGGCGGCCGGCCTGGTCGGCACGGCCAAGTACGTCCTGTGGCACGGCGAGGGAGCGCTGACGCACTACCGCGCTGCGGTGATCATCATCGAGGTCATCCTCGGCTACCTGACCTTCACCGGCAGCCTGATGGCCGCCGGCAAGCTGCAGGAGGTGATCCCGACCCGACCGATGACCTACCGCAATCAGAACGTGATCAACCTGGCGCTCTTCGCGCTTGCGCTCGGCATCGGCGGCTACCTGGTCGCGGTGCCGGAGCAATGGCAGCTCTTCCCGCCGGTGATCGTGCTTTCGCTGGCCTTCGGCGTGCTGCTGATCCTTCCGATCGGCGGCGCCGACATGCCGACCGTGATCTCGCTGCTCAACTCCTACGCCGGGCTCTCGGCCGTGGCGATGGGCTTTCTGCTCGATAACAAGCTGCTCGTGATCGCCGGCGCGCTCGACGGATCCTCCGGTCTGATCCTCTCGGTCATCATGTGCAAGGCGATGAATCGCTCGTTCAGCAACGTGCTCTTCGGCGCCTTCGGTCAGGTCCAAAGCAGCGCCGCCGCCGGCGCCCAGCAAACGGTGAAGAGCGGCACGCCCCAGGACGCCGCTGACCTGCTCGAGAGCAGCAGCCGCGTGGTGATCATCCCCGGCTACGGGATGGCCGTCGCGCAGGCCCAGCACCGCGTGCGCGAGATCTACGACCAGCTGACCAAGCGCGGGATCGATGTCCGCTTCGCGATTCATCCGGTCGCCGGCCGCATGCCGGGGCACATGAACGTGCTGCTGGCGGAGGCCGAGCTGCCCTACGAATCGCTGCTCGAGATGGATGAAGTCAACCCCGACATGCCGCAGGCCGACGTCGCCGTCGTGGTCGGCGCCAACGATGTGGTCAACCCGGCAGCGCGCCATGACACCTCCAGCCCGATCTACGGGATGCCGATCATCGACGCCGACCGCGCCAGGAGCGTGATCGCCATCAAGCGCTCGATGAACCCGGGCTTCGCCGGCATCGATAACGAGCTCTATGCGGGGGAGAACACCCTGATGGTCTTCGGCGACGCGAAGGCCGTCCTCGGCGACATCGCGAAGGCGTTGAGCGGCCAGGGCGGCATCCATTGA
- a CDS encoding NAD(P) transhydrogenase subunit alpha — protein MLVIFMLATFVGFQVIQNVSRLLHTPLMSLTNAISAIAVVGSIIIAGEQKSLFSAVLGAVAVGASMTNIVSGFLITDRMLKMFKQRRKAS, from the coding sequence ATGCTCGTCATCTTCATGCTCGCCACGTTCGTCGGCTTTCAGGTGATTCAGAACGTCTCGCGGCTGTTGCACACCCCGCTGATGTCGCTGACCAATGCCATCTCGGCGATCGCCGTGGTCGGCTCGATCATCATCGCTGGTGAGCAAAAGTCGCTCTTCAGCGCCGTGCTCGGCGCCGTGGCCGTCGGGGCCTCGATGACGAACATCGTCAGCGGGTTCCTGATCACCGACCGCATGCTGAAGATGTTCAAGCAGCGGAGGAAGGCGTCGTGA
- a CDS encoding cystathionine gamma-synthase family protein, translated as MARRPHPESLMMSYGYDPHRSEGALKSPIFQTSTFVFKTAEEGKAFFEVAYGLREKGPSEALGLIYSRLNNPDLEILEDRLALWDQAEACAVFESGMAAIATTLLELLRPGDVVLTSEPLYGGTEYLLGHILPRFGIQHVGFRADGGVDALQEALARVASLGRLGAIFIETPANPTNALVDIAACRALADAQSGDGGAVPVIVDNTFLGPLWQHPLQHGADLVIYSATKFIGGHSDLIAGACLGSHVLVERVRTLRTFLGTMAGPWTGWLLMRSLETLKLRMTCQMKNARRVADFLGDHPKVRRLFYLGHLREGDPQTAIYRKQCLGPGSVIAFELAGGEAEAFRLLNALKLIKLAVSLGGTESLAEHPATMTHADVAPEQQRALGIDPALVRLSVGVEHPEDLLADLEQALAAV; from the coding sequence CTGGCGCGGCGGCCGCATCCCGAGTCGCTGATGATGAGCTACGGCTACGATCCGCACCGCTCGGAGGGTGCGCTGAAGTCGCCGATCTTTCAGACCTCGACCTTCGTCTTCAAGACGGCGGAGGAGGGGAAGGCCTTCTTCGAGGTAGCCTACGGTTTGCGTGAGAAGGGCCCGAGTGAGGCCCTGGGCTTGATCTACAGCCGCCTCAACAACCCGGATCTCGAGATCCTCGAGGATCGCCTCGCGCTCTGGGATCAGGCCGAGGCCTGTGCCGTCTTCGAGAGCGGCATGGCCGCGATCGCGACGACCCTGCTGGAGCTGCTGCGACCCGGCGACGTGGTGCTGACCAGCGAGCCACTCTACGGCGGCACCGAGTATCTGCTGGGCCACATTTTGCCGCGCTTTGGCATCCAGCACGTCGGTTTCCGCGCCGATGGAGGGGTCGACGCGCTGCAGGAAGCGCTGGCCCGCGTCGCCTCGCTCGGCCGTCTAGGCGCGATCTTTATCGAGACGCCAGCCAATCCCACCAACGCCTTGGTCGACATCGCCGCCTGTCGCGCCTTGGCCGACGCGCAGTCGGGCGACGGCGGCGCCGTCCCCGTGATCGTCGACAACACCTTTCTTGGTCCGCTCTGGCAGCATCCGCTGCAGCATGGGGCGGATCTGGTGATCTACTCGGCGACCAAGTTCATCGGCGGACACAGCGACCTGATCGCCGGCGCTTGCCTCGGGTCGCACGTGCTGGTGGAGCGCGTGCGCACGCTGCGCACCTTCCTCGGCACGATGGCGGGCCCCTGGACCGGCTGGCTGCTGATGCGCAGCCTCGAGACGCTCAAGCTGCGGATGACCTGCCAGATGAAGAACGCGCGCCGCGTCGCGGACTTCCTCGGCGACCATCCCAAGGTGCGGCGGCTCTTCTACCTCGGGCATCTGCGCGAGGGGGATCCGCAGACCGCGATCTACCGCAAGCAATGTCTGGGGCCGGGCTCGGTGATCGCCTTCGAGCTCGCCGGTGGCGAGGCCGAGGCCTTTCGGCTGCTCAATGCGCTCAAGCTGATCAAGCTCGCGGTCAGCCTCGGTGGCACCGAATCGCTCGCTGAGCATCCGGCGACGATGACCCACGCGGATGTTGCACCCGAGCAGCAGCGCGCGCTCGGCATCGACCCCGCCCTCGTCCGGCTCTCGGTCGGCGTCGAGCACCCCGAGGACCTGCTGGCCGACCTCGAGCAGGCGTTGGCGGCCGTCTAG
- a CDS encoding dipeptidase gives MVKEVWRYLRAQQAPQREALFELLRIPSISAQREHVADVARAAEWVAERLRWIGLERVAVQPTAGHPVVFGQTAQRPGRPTVLIYGHYDVQPPEPLALWTTPPFEPTVRRGRLYARGAADDKGQLFIHLAVLEAWQRAGGGCPVNVKVLFEGEEEIGSPHLPALLRARASALACDVVLVSDTHMLGPRTPSITAGLRGICCCEIVVRTAKADLHSGNWGGAVANPLQVLAELLVACKDPRSGKVRIADFYADVKPLPARWRRALAETPHDEAALARSLGVPAFFGECGYGTLARIGARPTFEINGVIGGYAGEGIKTVLPCEARAKVSMRLVPEQRPAAVLAALRRHLVACAPAHARVSVRPLENSAPAVRLDQDFPELDAARRAVRRVFGREPLLALEGGSVPIVAAFSRTLKCPTLLLGFGLPDDNLHAPNEKLDLSMFERGTRTVALLFAELAARP, from the coding sequence ATGGTCAAGGAGGTGTGGCGCTACCTGCGGGCCCAGCAGGCGCCGCAGCGCGAGGCGCTCTTTGAGTTGCTGCGGATACCGAGCATCAGCGCCCAGCGCGAGCATGTCGCCGACGTCGCGCGCGCGGCTGAGTGGGTCGCCGAGCGCCTACGTTGGATCGGGCTCGAGCGCGTGGCCGTTCAGCCGACGGCGGGCCATCCGGTCGTCTTCGGGCAGACGGCGCAGCGGCCGGGCCGGCCGACGGTGCTGATCTACGGCCATTACGATGTCCAGCCGCCCGAGCCGCTCGCGCTCTGGACGACGCCGCCCTTCGAGCCGACGGTGCGGCGCGGCCGGCTCTACGCCCGCGGTGCCGCGGACGACAAAGGTCAGCTCTTCATCCACCTCGCGGTGCTCGAGGCCTGGCAGCGCGCAGGCGGTGGCTGCCCGGTCAACGTCAAGGTGCTCTTCGAGGGCGAGGAGGAGATCGGCAGCCCGCACCTGCCCGCGCTGCTGCGCGCACGCGCGAGCGCCCTGGCCTGTGATGTCGTCCTGGTCAGCGACACGCATATGCTGGGGCCGCGCACGCCCAGCATCACGGCTGGGCTGCGCGGGATCTGCTGCTGCGAGATCGTCGTGCGCACCGCGAAGGCCGATCTCCATAGCGGCAACTGGGGTGGTGCCGTGGCCAATCCGCTGCAGGTGCTCGCCGAGCTGCTGGTGGCCTGCAAGGATCCGCGCAGCGGCAAGGTGCGCATCGCCGACTTCTATGCCGACGTCAAACCGCTGCCAGCCCGTTGGCGGCGGGCGCTGGCCGAGACGCCACACGACGAGGCGGCGCTGGCGCGCAGCTTGGGCGTCCCCGCCTTCTTTGGCGAGTGCGGCTATGGCACGCTGGCGCGCATCGGGGCGCGACCCACCTTCGAGATCAACGGCGTGATCGGCGGTTACGCGGGCGAGGGGATCAAGACCGTGCTGCCCTGCGAGGCGCGCGCCAAGGTGTCGATGCGCCTGGTTCCGGAGCAACGGCCGGCAGCGGTGCTCGCGGCGCTCCGCCGACATCTCGTGGCCTGCGCCCCGGCGCATGCGCGGGTCAGCGTCCGACCGCTGGAGAATAGCGCCCCCGCGGTGCGCCTGGATCAAGATTTCCCCGAGCTCGACGCGGCGCGCCGCGCCGTCCGCCGGGTCTTCGGTCGCGAGCCGCTGCTGGCGCTCGAGGGCGGCTCGGTGCCGATCGTCGCCGCGTTCAGCCGTACGCTGAAATGTCCAACCCTGCTGCTGGGCTTCGGGCTGCCCGATGACAACCTGCACGCACCGAACGAGAAGCTCGACCTGTCGATGTTCGAGCGCGGCACGCGCACGGTCGCGCTGCTCTTCGCCGAGCTGGCGGCGCGCCCCTAG
- a CDS encoding cation:dicarboxylase symporter family transporter, protein MQRRLFLIATVLLIVAATLAALSHFGILPLPALLLRSARWTAIGALVAYAAKRRSLTAAILVSMVIGATIGIDWPLAAVRLDVLSDLFLRLIKTIIAPLLFATLVVGIAGHHDIKQVGRMGIKALIYFEGVTTLALVVGLTAINVTRAGVGIDSTGVSQVAAAKAVTRSAGDTLLHIFPENIAKSIAEGEVLQIVVFCIVFGIALAMLPSARRRPLLDFCESLAETMFKFTNLVMLLAPLGVGAAMAHTVGRMGTGVLFNLAQLMLTLYGALVVFLLGVLLPIARLTKVPIRDFIRAIAEPVSIAFATTSSEAALPRAMEGMEAIGVPRQIVAFVMPTGYSFNLDGTSLYLSMASVFVAQAAGVEMSLGQQLLMVLTLMLTSKGVAGVPRASLLILLGTAASFQLPVWPINLILGIDGLMDMARTSVNVIGNCLATVVIARWEGEFRQQQPSLVVAEALEDESEAIDAED, encoded by the coding sequence ATGCAACGCCGCCTCTTCCTGATCGCAACAGTGCTGCTGATCGTCGCGGCCACCCTTGCGGCACTATCGCACTTTGGGATTCTGCCCTTGCCGGCGCTGCTGCTGCGCAGCGCGCGCTGGACAGCCATCGGCGCGCTCGTGGCGTACGCGGCGAAACGCCGCTCGCTGACCGCCGCGATTCTCGTCAGCATGGTGATCGGCGCGACGATCGGGATCGATTGGCCGCTGGCCGCCGTGCGGCTCGACGTGCTCAGTGACCTCTTCCTGCGCCTGATCAAGACCATCATCGCCCCCTTGCTCTTCGCCACGCTCGTCGTCGGCATCGCGGGTCACCACGACATCAAGCAGGTCGGCCGGATGGGGATCAAGGCCCTGATCTACTTCGAGGGCGTGACCACCCTCGCGCTCGTCGTCGGCCTGACCGCGATCAATGTCACGCGCGCCGGCGTCGGCATCGACTCCACCGGCGTCTCGCAGGTCGCGGCCGCCAAAGCGGTCACCCGCAGCGCTGGTGACACCCTGCTGCATATCTTCCCCGAGAACATCGCCAAGTCGATTGCCGAGGGCGAGGTGCTGCAGATCGTCGTCTTCTGCATCGTCTTCGGCATCGCGCTGGCGATGCTGCCCAGCGCCCGCCGGCGACCGCTGCTCGACTTCTGCGAGAGCCTGGCGGAGACGATGTTCAAGTTCACCAACCTGGTGATGTTGCTGGCCCCGCTCGGCGTCGGTGCGGCGATGGCGCATACGGTCGGCCGCATGGGGACGGGCGTGCTCTTCAACCTGGCCCAGCTGATGCTCACCCTCTACGGCGCGCTGGTGGTCTTCTTGCTCGGCGTGCTGCTGCCGATCGCTCGCCTGACCAAGGTGCCGATACGGGACTTCATACGGGCGATTGCGGAGCCGGTTTCGATCGCCTTCGCCACCACGAGTTCCGAGGCTGCGCTGCCGCGCGCGATGGAGGGGATGGAGGCGATCGGCGTGCCGCGGCAGATCGTCGCCTTCGTGATGCCCACCGGCTACAGCTTCAACCTCGACGGGACCTCGCTCTACCTCTCGATGGCCTCGGTCTTCGTCGCGCAAGCCGCCGGCGTGGAGATGTCGCTAGGCCAACAGCTGCTGATGGTGCTGACCCTGATGTTGACGAGCAAGGGGGTAGCCGGCGTCCCACGCGCCTCGCTGCTGATCCTCCTCGGCACTGCCGCCTCCTTTCAGCTACCCGTCTGGCCGATCAACCTGATTTTGGGAATCGACGGCTTGATGGACATGGCGCGGACCTCCGTCAACGTCATCGGCAACTGTCTCGCGACCGTCGTCATCGCCCGCTGGGAGGGCGAGTTCCGCCAGCAGCAGCCTTCCCTGGTAGTCGCCGAGGCCCTCGAGGACGAGTCCGAAGCGATCGACGCCGAGGACTAA
- a CDS encoding inositol monophosphatase, translating into MLWLEAAGEAARAAGALVREAFGKVSHYTAKGRSVDLVTEVDRAAEACIARYLERRFPDHGLLAEEGTRRPSAPGQPLWVVDPLDGTTNFAHALPAVAVSIGIVQDDRVVAGAIYDPLRDELFSAARGLGARLNDRPLTVSTTPTLERSLVASGFPYDRRERAAYYLAFWQAVLPRVQGLRRLGAAAIDLAWVAAGRFDAYWELNLKPWDLAAGTLIVAEAGGRVTDHTGAAVVLDAGNIVASNGLVHEELLAALRSVRE; encoded by the coding sequence CTGCTGTGGCTAGAGGCGGCCGGCGAGGCTGCCCGCGCGGCGGGGGCGCTGGTGCGCGAGGCCTTCGGCAAGGTCTCTCACTACACCGCGAAGGGGCGATCGGTCGATCTCGTGACCGAGGTCGACCGCGCAGCCGAGGCCTGCATTGCGCGCTACCTCGAGCGACGCTTCCCCGACCACGGCCTCCTGGCCGAGGAGGGCACCCGTCGCCCCAGCGCCCCCGGCCAGCCGCTCTGGGTCGTCGACCCGCTCGACGGGACGACCAACTTCGCCCACGCCCTGCCGGCGGTGGCGGTCTCGATTGGCATCGTGCAGGACGACCGCGTCGTCGCCGGCGCGATCTACGACCCGCTGCGCGACGAGCTCTTCTCGGCCGCGCGCGGCCTCGGCGCCCGCCTCAACGACCGACCGCTGACCGTCTCCACCACCCCCACGCTGGAGCGCTCGCTCGTCGCCAGCGGCTTCCCCTACGACCGGCGCGAGCGCGCTGCCTATTACCTCGCCTTCTGGCAGGCGGTGTTGCCGCGCGTCCAGGGGCTGCGCCGCTTGGGTGCGGCGGCGATCGACCTGGCCTGGGTCGCGGCCGGACGCTTCGACGCCTACTGGGAGCTCAACCTCAAACCCTGGGATCTGGCGGCCGGTACGCTGATCGTCGCCGAGGCCGGCGGACGCGTCACGGATCACACCGGCGCCGCGGTCGTGCTCGACGCGGGCAACATCGTCGCCTCGAACGGCCTCGTCCACGAGGAGCTGCTCGCCGCGCTCCGCAGCGTACGGGAGTAG
- a CDS encoding class I SAM-dependent rRNA methyltransferase — protein MRYPRATLIRPVAAHVRRGHPFIWREALRLPAGLAAGDVIDVADGQGRFVARGVAEPTSPIAFRVWTLDPTRAVDAALLRERLRAAVALRRELLSPEVTGYRLCHGENDGVPALQCDVYEDVASLRTDGAIGLAWQERFVSAIAHLLRPRAIVVRNPQREGGAASLVAGQLAGPVVIREGGRRLAVDVLRGQKTGAFLDQRENRDRVGSLGQGRRVLNLFCYTGGFSVAAALGGARQVVSVDLATPAVEAARENFRLNGIDPAGHGFAVADAFAYLEALAAGEPQHDLIIVDPPSFAPNQKALAKAKAAYLRLNTLALGALPDGGWLATASCSSHLREVDFLALIAEAAAAAGRALTIAGVFGAGVDHPTRPGFAEGHYLKFVLARVVSGR, from the coding sequence ATGCGTTACCCTCGCGCCACCTTGATCAGGCCGGTCGCGGCGCATGTGCGGCGTGGCCACCCCTTTATCTGGCGCGAGGCGCTGCGGCTGCCCGCGGGGCTCGCCGCCGGCGATGTGATCGATGTGGCGGATGGCCAGGGGCGCTTCGTCGCGCGTGGGGTCGCCGAACCGACCTCACCGATCGCCTTCCGCGTCTGGACGCTCGACCCGACCCGCGCGGTGGATGCGGCGCTGCTGAGGGAGCGCCTGCGAGCGGCGGTGGCCTTGCGCCGCGAGCTCCTCTCACCCGAGGTTACCGGGTATCGGCTCTGCCACGGGGAGAACGACGGGGTCCCGGCCCTGCAGTGTGACGTCTACGAGGACGTGGCGTCGTTGCGCACGGATGGGGCGATCGGCCTGGCCTGGCAGGAGCGCTTCGTCTCGGCGATCGCGCACCTGCTGCGCCCGCGCGCGATCGTCGTGCGTAACCCGCAGCGCGAGGGTGGCGCCGCCAGCCTGGTGGCGGGGCAGCTCGCGGGGCCCGTCGTGATTCGCGAAGGGGGGCGGCGCCTGGCGGTAGACGTGCTGCGCGGGCAGAAGACCGGGGCCTTCCTCGACCAGCGGGAGAATCGCGATCGCGTCGGGAGCCTGGGCCAGGGGCGCCGGGTGCTCAATCTCTTCTGCTACACGGGCGGCTTTTCCGTCGCGGCGGCCCTCGGGGGCGCGCGCCAGGTGGTCTCGGTCGACCTCGCCACGCCGGCCGTCGAGGCGGCGCGGGAGAACTTCCGCCTCAATGGGATCGACCCGGCGGGCCATGGATTCGCGGTCGCCGACGCCTTCGCGTACCTCGAGGCGCTCGCTGCCGGCGAGCCCCAGCATGACCTGATCATCGTCGATCCGCCCTCCTTCGCGCCCAACCAGAAGGCGCTCGCCAAGGCCAAGGCGGCCTATCTGCGCCTGAACACGCTGGCGCTGGGCGCGCTCCCTGACGGCGGTTGGTTGGCCACGGCGAGCTGTTCGAGTCACCTGCGCGAGGTCGACTTCCTCGCGCTGATCGCCGAGGCGGCGGCGGCGGCCGGACGCGCGCTGACCATCGCCGGTGTCTTTGGCGCGGGCGTGGACCATCCGACGCGTCCGGGCTTCGCCGAGGGGCATTATCTCAAGTTCGTGCTCGCGCGGGTGGTGTCGGGGCGTTGA
- a CDS encoding tetratricopeptide repeat protein, whose translation MNRTAERSARLELAGVLLLVTVVSLPVFLNGFVIDDWDLIVDGTLIHQPRRVGELFFHHAMYAADPRQAAQAPELATFRPLTLMTFFLDARLSGRAPWAYHLTNLLAHLAVVVLVWLLGRRWLAPERRLVAPWAAAWFGLHPTLAEAHIWINGRSDPLAALLGLAAVLLWSSELARAGPRPRRALVQLATGLLFLGGLLCKEVLLFVLPALLLWEAGVFHGAVDRRAFWRATARLSPLFLAAAVYLVWRVRALSGLQGGGEDRLRSALLHLPYLLGDGLRQLLLPTRTTMRLLSEEYAALPSFVFFAAWAALLLLLGLGWRARRRAPLLGFGLVWYACTLAPASLVDWPGFGRYLYLPFSVLALALADRALAAARALPLRPRLRRFLGAGALAYGALLLVLFSVTVREYRSWESFHRAIVEESPETSHGWGGLGVAFGRQGRYHEARRVLRQAVARDPDNANYWLNLGLAYLLTDAPRAAERVALNGVAQRVLPAEFNNLAALTLMNRELDRTVVHLLEALLERPDFAPARRNIVLLTTRHPRRVAYRQAFRRALAEPRYAGLRRGLTLF comes from the coding sequence ATGAACAGAACCGCCGAGCGATCCGCGCGCTTGGAGCTGGCGGGCGTGCTCCTGCTGGTGACGGTCGTCTCGCTCCCCGTCTTCCTCAATGGCTTCGTGATCGATGATTGGGATCTCATCGTCGACGGTACGTTGATCCATCAGCCGCGCCGCGTCGGTGAGCTTTTCTTCCACCATGCGATGTATGCCGCCGATCCGCGGCAGGCGGCCCAGGCGCCGGAGCTGGCGACCTTCCGGCCGCTGACGCTGATGACCTTCTTTCTCGACGCGCGGCTCTCGGGCCGCGCGCCCTGGGCCTATCACTTGACCAACCTGCTGGCGCACCTGGCCGTGGTGGTGCTGGTCTGGCTGCTCGGCCGGCGCTGGTTGGCGCCCGAGCGACGCCTGGTGGCGCCGTGGGCAGCCGCGTGGTTCGGGCTGCATCCGACGCTGGCGGAGGCGCATATCTGGATCAACGGCCGCTCGGATCCGCTCGCTGCGCTGCTGGGTCTGGCCGCCGTGCTGCTGTGGTCGTCCGAGCTGGCGCGGGCTGGCCCGCGGCCGCGGCGCGCTCTGGTGCAGCTCGCGACGGGACTGCTCTTTCTCGGCGGGCTGCTCTGCAAGGAGGTCTTGCTCTTCGTGCTCCCGGCCCTGCTGCTCTGGGAGGCGGGCGTCTTTCACGGCGCGGTCGATCGGCGGGCCTTCTGGCGCGCGACGGCGCGGCTGAGCCCGCTGTTCTTGGCCGCGGCGGTCTACCTGGTTTGGCGTGTGCGTGCGCTCTCGGGTCTCCAGGGCGGGGGCGAGGACCGGTTGCGCTCCGCCCTGCTGCACCTGCCCTACCTGCTCGGCGATGGTCTGCGGCAGCTGCTGCTGCCGACGCGCACGACGATGCGCCTGCTGAGCGAGGAGTATGCGGCGCTGCCGAGTTTCGTATTCTTCGCGGCCTGGGCTGCCTTGCTGCTGCTGCTCGGACTGGGTTGGCGGGCGCGGCGTCGGGCGCCGCTCTTGGGCTTCGGGCTCGTTTGGTACGCGTGCACGCTGGCGCCGGCCAGTCTCGTCGACTGGCCCGGCTTCGGGCGCTATCTCTATTTGCCCTTCAGCGTGCTCGCTCTAGCTCTTGCCGACCGCGCGCTGGCCGCCGCGCGGGCGTTGCCGCTGCGCCCGCGCCTTCGGCGCTTCCTCGGCGCCGGGGCGCTGGCCTACGGCGCGCTGCTGCTCGTGCTCTTCAGTGTCACGGTGCGGGAATACCGCAGCTGGGAGAGCTTCCATCGCGCCATCGTCGAGGAGAGCCCCGAGACCTCGCATGGCTGGGGCGGTCTCGGCGTGGCCTTTGGCCGCCAGGGCCGTTACCACGAGGCGCGCCGAGTGTTGAGGCAGGCCGTCGCGCGTGATCCCGACAATGCCAACTACTGGCTCAATCTGGGGCTGGCCTACCTGCTGACCGACGCGCCGCGGGCGGCCGAGCGCGTCGCGCTCAATGGCGTCGCGCAGCGCGTCTTGCCGGCCGAGTTCAATAATCTTGCGGCGCTGACGCTGATGAACCGCGAGCTCGATCGGACGGTAGTGCATCTGCTCGAGGCCTTGCTCGAGCGGCCGGACTTCGCCCCCGCGCGGCGGAACATCGTCCTGCTGACGACGCGGCACCCGCGCCGCGTGGCCTATCGCCAGGCCTTCCGCCGAGCGCTCGCCGAGCCCCGCTATGCCGGCCTACGTCGCGGCCTGACGCTCTTCTGA